A window of the Hevea brasiliensis isolate MT/VB/25A 57/8 chromosome 6, ASM3005281v1, whole genome shotgun sequence genome harbors these coding sequences:
- the LOC110649614 gene encoding uncharacterized protein LOC110649614, whose amino-acid sequence MGFNPAKSAFAFALRVKLHTSPIKWKGKIDSLRRWGLSEDEILLAFRKHPLFMSLSEKTITKKMDFLVNKMGWQPAVIARYPAVFTYSLENRIVPRCYVIKVLLLKGLIKETISLLSILSPSDESFLEEFVIKHKELEPELLNVLEGKIEFAD is encoded by the coding sequence ATGGGATTTAATCCTGCGAAATCTGCTTTTGCCTTTGCACTCAGAGTGAAATTACATACGTCCCCGATAAAATGGAAAGGTAAAATAGATAGTTTGAGAAGGTGGGGTTTGTCTGAAGATGAGATTTTGTTGGCTTTCAGAAAGCATCCATTGTTTATGAGTTTGTCTGAGAAGACAATTACGAAAAAAATGGATTTTCTTGTGAATAAGATGGGTTGGCAGCCTGCTGTTATAGCCAGATACCCCGCTGTTTTTACTTACAGTTTGGAGAATAGGATTGTCCCAAGGTGTTATGTTATAAAAGTCTTGCTTCTAAAGGGCTTGATCAAGGAAACAATCAGTTTACTTTCAATTTTATCACCTTCTGATGAGAGCTTCTTGGAGGAGTTCGTGATCAAGCATAAAGAACTAGAGCCTGAATTGTTGAATGTTCTTGAAGGGAAAATTGAATTTGCGGACTAG